A section of the Castanea sativa cultivar Marrone di Chiusa Pesio chromosome 12, ASM4071231v1 genome encodes:
- the LOC142620869 gene encoding uncharacterized protein LOC142620869, producing MEIQHFCHDEHPLVFNEDKAVGKLCRGCRKPVLGPSYSCIKCKKYYHHKSCAELPRELQHPLHPKHPLILFDESKFYEDKEYSKCEVCKENRWEYSYGCFRCNFYIHSTCASLRLTLESEVHDHPLTRIWKFMKFTCDLCGKEGNVPFLCAQCNFCIHKTCASSYLRRVKAIRHDHPLHLTYSSREVPQSDSPFCQLCVRKVDADYGFYYCLSCDYVAHLDCAVDERNREDINLLKLTDGESNELENEDLELDGSVDLATYIVKKINVGEDGIEIPTEIKHFSHEHDLKLSDEVENNKKCDGCVRAILPPFYRCAKCNFFLHKSCIELSRKKRHPLHEHPLTLLAKAPYRSKSFGCNACYQSCNGLTYHCEKCDFDLDVQCSLILESLSHKGHEHLLRLSTTSYRQNCSSCDSKSFQVLRCITCEFALDFECATLPLTTRYKQHEHPFKLSYAVEDDSGDYYCDICEEERVPKHWFYYCADCSYPAHRECILGKYPNIKFGGAYSFDLHPHPLTIIEKTKDHFECHKCAKPCEEFFYQCAMCNFSIHVYCV from the coding sequence ATGGAAATTCAACATTTTTGCCACGATGAGCATCCCTTGGTCTTCAATGAAGACAAGGCAGTAGGAAAACTTTGTAGGGGGTGCAGGAAGCCTGTGTTGGGTCCGAGCTACAGCTGTATAAAATGCAAAAAGTACTACCATCATAAATCATGTGCGGAACTACCCCGTGAGTTGCAACATCCCTTGCACCCAAAACATCCTCTTATTCTCTTTGACGAATCGAAATTTTATGAAGACAAAGAATATAGCAAATGCGAAGTTTGCAAAGAAAATCGTTGGGAATACAGTTATGGATGTTTCCGTTGTAACTTTTACATTCACAGCACATGTGCTTCTTTACGGCTCACCTTAGAATCTGAAGTTCACGACCACCCATTAACTCGCATTTGGAAGTTTATGAAGTTCACTTGCGACCTTTGTGGCAAAGAAGGCAATGTGCCCTTTCTTTGTGCCCAATGCAATTTCTGTATTCATAAAACTTGTGCTTCTTCTTATCTACGCAGAGTCAAAGCTATACGTCACGACCACCCCCTCCATCTCACCTATTCTTCTCGTGAAGTACCTCAATCTGATTCCCCATTTTGTCAACTCTGTGTTCGAAAAGTGGACGCAGACTACGGGTTCTACTATTGTTTGAGTTGCGATTATGTTGCCCACCTTGATTGTGCTGTGGACGAGAGAAATAGGGAGGACATAAATTTGCTTAAACTTACAGATGGGGAGTCCAATGAGCTAGAAAATGAAGATTTAGAGCTGGATGGATCTGTTGACTTGGCAACTTACATagtcaaaaaaatcaatgtagGTGAGGATGGAATTGAAATTCCCACAGAAATCAAACACTTCAGTCATGAGCATGATTTAAAGCTTTCTGACGAGGTTGAGAATAACAAAAAATGTGATGGGTGCGTACGAGCCATTCTCCCTCCGTTTTACAGATGTGCCAAGTGCAATTTCTTTCTTCATAAATCTTGTAttgaattatctagaaaaaaGCGACATCCACTTCATGAACATCCACTCACCCTCCTCGCAAAGGCACCTTATAGGAGTAAGTCATTTGGGTGCAATGCTTGTTACCAATCTTGCAATGGCTTAACCTACCATTGTGAGAAATGCGACTTTGATCTTGATGTTCAATGTAGTTTGATCTTGGAAAGCCTTTCCCACAAAGGTCACGAGCATCTTCTTCGCCTCTCCACCACAAGTTATCGTCAGAATTGCAGTAGTTGTGACTCTAAAAGTTTCCAAGTATTACGTTGTATCACTTGTGAATTTGCGCTGGACTTTGAATGTGCTACACTACCGCTAACTACAAGATACAAACAACATGAGCATCCCTTTAAACTTAGCTATGCTGTTGAAGATGACTCCGGTGACTATTATTGTGATATCTGTGAAGAAGAACGAGTCCCAAAGCATTGGTTTTATTATTGTGCAGATTGTAGCTATCCTGCTCATCGTGAATGTATTCTTGGGAAATACCCAAATATTAAGTTTGGAGGTGCTTATTCTTTTGACTTGCACCCACACCCACTCACTATCATTGAGAAAACTAAAGACCACTTTGAATGTCACAAATGTGCTAAGCCTTGCGAAGAGTTTTTCTACCAATGTGCCATGTGTAATTTCAGCATTCACGTATATTGTGTATGA